A section of the Primulina eburnea isolate SZY01 chromosome 1, ASM2296580v1, whole genome shotgun sequence genome encodes:
- the LOC140814561 gene encoding uncharacterized protein, which produces MAGEARRDDQIKAVWFAAGTAALMACIERATVVSLFAHWRVWAFLLLNLLLLPILFTSKSQTSNSNHSTDTQYGNADPELDKKKKMQPWQPHVSANIIARVQCVENETNIKCDEDGKVLEEAQFEFSKEELNQRVENFIAMFRQHLVSDSKSSCVNPKQHQAD; this is translated from the coding sequence ATGGCAGGGGAGGCTAGACGAGACGACCAAATAAAAGCAGTCTGGTTCGCAGCAGGAACAGCTGCGCTAATGGCCTGCATTGAACGTGCCACTGTTGTGTCCCTCTTCGCACATTGGCGAGTGTGGGCGTTCCTCTTGTTGAACCTCTTGCTCTTGCCCATTCTCTTCACTTCCAAATCCCAGACGTCGAATTCGAACCACAGTACTGATACACAATATGGAAATGCCGATCCGGAACTCGATAAGAAGAAGAAAATGCAACCATGGCAGCCTCACGTTTCGGCTAACATTATAGCTCGCGTACAGTGTGTGGAAAACGAAACAAATATCAAATGTGATGAAGATGGGAAAGTGCTAGAAGAAGCTCAATTCGAGTTCAGCAAGGAGGAATTGAACCAAAGAGTTGAGAACTTTATTGCCATGTTCAGGCAGCATTTGGTTTCTGATTCTAAGAGTTCATGTGTCAATCCAAAACAACATCAGGCCGATTGA
- the LOC140831969 gene encoding uncharacterized protein — MTEFRHGLYRQTKTYLSIKNPVPFPVGNRRFRGMADAEKMDALKRAYAEMILNTAREAASRVMASDLKARRLEQDLISTKEEAARMLLRLKQMIDRKKKEAEVTFINQQRKVDELECQLDEAEGIILELRAELNEAQEQLDQAKRRPVLSLRQSENGKVSYTAAKDNVSGYEQFTEPPVSGPELLTIDGKHFGLDKRSPDVNSECHIYAVDNHQNLTPIKETDVLGNGCTQAVQMTENIVSEDLPLGEKLDPFENSTNVESMNIVESASVSVENVPRGKSEDVSVVRRSIRKRKLKHWDEVMSACSHQFKKARLAISSLSCCKIKKVRHGVESGDKLKTDDKTQIVKNLDCAEENSNDDLRHYENPPDTDIELIDVLVKQDEHDVMFGLDKASKIDHDVNCATATEASNLCCDDCERVFKYTFSRKRKDSMIYPESKSPSADSPLRKSSGCQSSKLLTKSPMDCRGLAQVAHQLISLSGRGGSS; from the exons ATGACAGAATTTAGACACGGATTGTACCGTCAAACGAAAACATATCTCAGTATAAAAAATCCAGTACCTTTTCCCGTCGGAAATCGCCGATTTCGAGGCATGGCGGATGCGGAG AAAATGGACGCATTGAAGAGGGCATATGCGGAGATGATTCTGAACACAGCGAGAGAGGCGGCGTCGCGAGTGATGGCGTCGGATCTAAAAGCTCGGAGATTAGAACAGGACTTGATTTCCACAAAAGAAGAAGCTGCTCGAATGCTGCTTCGTTTAAAACAGATGATCGATAGGAAG AAAAAAGAAGCAGAGGTTACGTTCATCAATCAACAAAGAAAAGTTGACGAGCTTGAATGTCAGCTTGATGAAGCAGAAGGGATCATATTAGAGCTTAGAGCCGAACTGAATGAGGCTCAGGAGCAACTGGATCAGGCAAAGCGCAGGCCTGTGCTTTCTTTGAGACAAAGTGAAAATGGGAAAGTGAGTTATACGGCTGCGAAGGATAACGTAAGTGGTTATGAGCAGTTTACAGAACCGCCAGTGTCTGGGCCAGAACTTCTCACTATTGATGGCAAGCACTTTGGTTTAGATAAGCGAAGCCCAGATGTGAATTCTGAATGTCATATTTATGCAGTCGACAACCACCAGAATTTGACCCCCATAAAAGAGACTGATGTGTTAGGGAATGGATGTACTCAGGCAGTTCAGATGACCGAGAACATAGTCAGCGAGGATTTACCTCTTGGAGAGAAGTTAGATCCTTTTGAGAATTCAACCAATGTTGAGAGTATGAATATTGTTGAGAGTGCTTCTGTGTCGGTGGAAAATGTTCCACGTGGGAAAAGTGAAGATGTCTCTGTTGTCCGTAGAAGTATAAGAAAAAGAAAACTCaagcattgggatgaagttATGAGTGCTTGCTCTCATCAGTTCAAGAAAGCTCGTCTGGCCATTTCATCTCTGTCGTGCTGCAAGATTAAGAAAGTCAGACACGGTGTTGAATCTGGCGATAAGTTGAAAACAGATGACAAAACTCAAATTGTAAAGAATCTTGATTGTGCAGAAGAAAACTCAAATGATGATCTCAGGCATTATGAGAATCCACCGGATACGGACATAGAATTGATAGATGTTCTGGTAAAACAGGATGAGCACGATGTCATGTTTGGGTTGGATAAGGCATCAAAGATTGATCATGATGTGAATTGTGCCACTGCAACTGAAGCATCTAATCTTTGCTGTGATGACTGCGAAAGGGTCTTCAAATATACATTCAGTAGGAAAAGAAAGGACTCCATGATTTACCCTGAGAGCAAATCTCCTTCTGCAGATAGTCCTTTGAGAAAGAGCTCCGGCTGTCAAAGCTCAAAACTGTTGACTAAATCACCCATGGACTGCAGAGGACTGGCGCAGGTTGCGCATCAG CTTATTTCTTTGTCTGGAAGAGGTGGTAGCAGTTAA
- the LOC140831898 gene encoding probable inactive receptor kinase At1g27190: MIPLYFFIRFNPISLLLLFLLCSSSFSDSVDDVRCLQGLKNSFTDPEGKLKSWVFSNSSVAFACSFAGVSCWNNLENRVLSLQLRDFGLIGKIPDSIRLCHDTQTLDLSYNSLSGLIPSQICSWLPYLVTLDLSRNYFIGPIPEDLAKCSYLNTLILDDNKLNGTIPHQLSNLGRLKKLSLANNDLSGRVPSFKGASLELDIGGNSGLCGASLRKCGGLTKKDLAIIIAAGVFGAAASLLLGFGLWWWYHMKLGKQRRGRFGIGGRDDGDSSWAERLRSHKHTQVILFQKPLVKIKLADLFAATKNFSEENVMISSRTGTTYSAFLPDGSVLSIKRLSLCRMGEKQFVMEMNRLGQLRHPNLVPLLGFCVVEEERLLVYKHLSNGTLGSKLRGNASTSVLDWSTRFRIALGAARGLAWLHHVCHPPIMHQIISSNVILLDEDFDARIMDFGLVKLLVSSGSNESSYACGDLGEVGYIPPEYSSTMVASLKGDAYGFGVILLELATGQKPLEVIVGDEVFKGHLVDWVNQLSGSGRIRDAIDSRLSGKGNDEDIARFLKIACNCVVSRPRDRWSMYQVYGSLKCMAEELGSSQRYDEFPLVPVEQESSNSPI, translated from the coding sequence ATGATTCCTCTCTATTTTTTCATTAGATTCAATCCCATTTCTCTGCTGTTACTTTTCCTGCTCTGCTCCAGTTCTTTCTCCGACTCTGTAGATGATGTGAGGTGCCTGCAAGGACTGAAGAACTCCTTCACCGACCCGGAAGGGAAGCTCAAATCATGGGTTTTCTCGAACAGTTCAGTTGCATTCGCATGCAGTTTCGCGGGAGTTTCTTGCTGGAACAACCTTGAGAACCGCGTTTTGAGTTTACAGCTCCGCGATTTTGGTCTCATAGGGAAAATTCCGGATTCTATTCGGTTATGCCACGACACGCAAACGTTGGATCTCTCTTATAACTCCCTCTCAGGTTTGATTCCTTCGCAAATCTGCAGTTGGTTGCCTTATTTGGTGACTCTTGATTTGTCGCGCAATTACTTCATCGGCCCCATACCAGAGGATCTTGCGAAATGCTCGTATCTGAACACTTTGATTCTGGATGATAATAAGCTCAACGGCACTATTCCTCACCAGTTATCGAATTTAGGGAGGTTGAAAAAGCTATCTCTGGCGAATAATGATTTATCTGGGCGGGTTCCGTCCTTCAAGGGCGCCTCTTTGGAGCTTGATATTGGTGGGAACAGCGGGCTTTGCGGTGCGTCGCTGAGAAAATGTGGTGGATTGACGAAGAAGGATTTGGCCATTATTATTGCTGCGGGGGTTTTCGGTGCCGCTGCTTCATTGTTGCTGGGATTTGGTTTGTGGTGGTGGTATCATATGAAGTTGGGGAAGCAGAGAAGGGGAAGATTTGGAATTGGTGGAAGAGATGATGGTGACAGTAGTTGGGCTGAGAGGCTGAGGTCTCACAAGCACACTCAAGTAATATTGTTTCAGAAGCCACTTGTGAAGATCAAGTTGGCGGATTTGTTCGCTGCCACGAAAAATTTTAGTGAGGAAAATGTGATGATATCGAGTAGGACTGGAACGACTTATAGTGCGTTTTTGCCGGATGGGTCTGTACTGTCCATTAAGCGGCTTAGTCTGTGTAGGATGGGGGAGAAACAGTTTGTGATGGAGATGAATAGGCTAGGACAGTTGAGGCATCCGAATTTGGTGCCATTGTTGGGGTTTTGCGTGGTGGAGGAGGAGAGACTCCTGGTTTATAAACACTTGTCGAATGGGACTTTGGGTTCGAAGTTGCGTGGCAATGCTAGTACTAGTGTCTTGGATTGGTCGACTAGGTTTAGGATTGCGTTAGGGGCGGCTAGGGGGCTTGCTTGGCTGCATCATGTGTGTCATCCTCCAATAATGCACCAGATAATTAGTTCAAACGTCATTCTTCTTGACGAGGATTTTGATGCTCGAATAATGGACTTCGGTTTGGTAAAACTCTTGGTATCTTCAGGATCTAACGAGAGTAGTTACGCGTGTGGAGATTTAGGTGAAGTTGGATATATTCCTCCAGAGTACTCAAGTACGATGGTTGCTTCTCTTAAAGGGGATGCTTATGGTTTTGGGGTCATACTTCTTGAGTTGGCAACTGGACAAAAGCCACTTGAAGTTATCGTTGGTGATGAAGTGTTTAAGGGCCATCTTGTGGACTGGGTGAATCAGCTCTCGGGTTCTGGTCGAATCAGAGATGCTATTGATAGTCGATTATCTGGCAAAGGCAACGACGAAGACATTGCGCGGTTCTTGAAAATCGCATGTAATTGTGTGGTTTCTAGGCCTAGGGATCGGTGGTCTATGTACCAAGTTTATGGGTCATTGAAGTGCATGGCTGAGGAACTGGGTTCATCGCAACGGTACGATGAATTTCCTTTGGTGCCTGTAGAACAAGAGTCCAGTAATAGCCCCATCTGA